Proteins from a genomic interval of Paenibacillus sp. RC334:
- a CDS encoding cupin domain-containing protein: protein MFFNDQDIQIDTVDSNTTRKVLAHSDQLMYVKVMFAKAQTGEILLHKHVHEQVTYVLKGSFKFMIDNGETKEVQNVKEGDSIHFPSDTLHGCIPLEDDGILLDAFTPARADFM, encoded by the coding sequence ATGTTTTTTAATGACCAAGATATTCAAATTGATACCGTTGACAGTAATACCACCCGGAAAGTGCTGGCCCACAGCGACCAGCTTATGTATGTCAAAGTGATGTTTGCTAAAGCCCAAACAGGAGAGATCCTGTTGCATAAGCATGTCCATGAACAAGTCACTTATGTATTGAAGGGAAGTTTTAAGTTCATGATCGATAATGGCGAAACAAAGGAAGTGCAGAACGTCAAAGAAGGAGACAGCATCCATTTTCCATCCGATACTCTTCATGGCTGTATCCCACTAGAGGATGACGGTATTCTGCTAGATGCATTTACACCAGCACGTGCAGATTTTATGTAA
- a CDS encoding MarR family transcriptional regulator: MNKDNKITNDIDAIPSLAQSKRQIDRYNLDLDAQAILVASRLMEAGAKLGHAAEIHFSRFGLSTGRYRLLADLEDNEGEELPSQLSEHLGVTRATVTGLIDTLERDGLVSRRSSSEDGRQKAVILTEQGAKKLREMAPEHFARLEAMVGLLDIEERSVFLDLLGRVTQGISALTDEPKRTKETHQ; the protein is encoded by the coding sequence ATGAACAAGGATAATAAAATAACCAACGACATTGATGCTATTCCCTCGCTTGCACAATCCAAGCGTCAGATTGATCGCTATAACCTAGACCTAGATGCACAGGCTATACTCGTCGCGTCTAGGCTAATGGAAGCGGGAGCCAAGCTTGGACATGCCGCAGAGATTCATTTCTCCAGATTCGGTTTATCAACAGGGCGATATCGTTTATTGGCAGACCTTGAAGATAACGAAGGAGAAGAGTTGCCCTCGCAATTATCTGAGCATCTAGGTGTGACACGTGCTACAGTGACTGGTCTTATCGATACTCTTGAGCGAGATGGGCTAGTATCCCGGCGATCAAGTTCAGAGGATGGACGTCAGAAAGCGGTCATATTGACAGAGCAAGGAGCGAAGAAACTTCGTGAAATGGCTCCTGAGCATTTCGCTCGGCTGGAAGCCATGGTGGGATTACTGGATATCGAGGAGCGCAGCGTATTCCTCGATCTGTTAGGCCGAGTTACACAAGGTATATCGGCACTTACGGACGAACCAAAACGAACTAAAGAAACACATCAGTAA
- a CDS encoding substrate-binding domain-containing protein — MVTTMKEVAERAGVSKSTVSQFLHKRYNYMSENTKKKIEQAIEDLSYIPNEVARSLKQKKTFIVGVISSTILSRFTTEVVRAIEDECQLENVQVIVCNTDDDSLKEKKYVQSMIARQVDGLIIFPTEENKKLYVSLVKNGYPFVFVDRKIDEVSVDTVLLNNEKASELAVEAFIEHGHKNIGIITFPLGKKAITTRSERLSGYRNTMGKHDIPVNENYIKSGRLDEMPNLIGQLFHMKNPPTAIIATNDMILEQVLIYAKNNRLTIPNDFSLIGIDDVSFASFYNPPITTVSQPSFEMGKRSARLLLEKIDQKEQDHEELSEIIRLDPAINHRESVQKLN; from the coding sequence ATGGTCACAACGATGAAAGAAGTTGCAGAACGTGCGGGGGTGTCGAAGAGCACAGTTTCGCAGTTTCTGCATAAGAGATACAACTATATGAGTGAAAACACCAAGAAGAAGATCGAGCAAGCGATTGAGGATCTCAGTTATATTCCCAATGAGGTGGCACGCAGTCTCAAGCAGAAGAAGACCTTTATTGTGGGTGTTATTTCTTCAACCATTTTATCGAGATTTACAACAGAAGTCGTGCGTGCAATTGAAGATGAATGCCAACTGGAAAATGTCCAGGTCATTGTCTGCAATACCGATGATGATTCGCTCAAAGAGAAAAAGTATGTCCAGTCGATGATTGCTCGGCAAGTGGATGGACTTATCATTTTTCCGACGGAAGAGAACAAGAAATTATATGTTTCTCTTGTCAAGAATGGCTATCCTTTCGTGTTTGTGGACCGAAAAATCGATGAAGTCAGCGTAGACACGGTGCTGTTGAATAATGAAAAAGCCAGCGAGCTTGCGGTTGAAGCATTCATTGAGCATGGTCATAAAAATATTGGCATCATCACGTTCCCTTTAGGCAAAAAAGCGATCACCACACGAAGTGAGCGGCTGTCCGGTTATAGAAATACGATGGGCAAACATGACATCCCAGTGAATGAAAACTATATCAAAAGCGGCAGGTTGGATGAAATGCCAAATCTTATTGGACAACTATTCCACATGAAGAACCCGCCCACCGCAATCATCGCTACTAATGACATGATTTTGGAGCAGGTGCTGATTTATGCAAAAAATAACCGTCTGACTATACCTAATGACTTTTCCTTGATTGGCATAGATGATGTATCCTTTGCGTCTTTTTATAATCCGCCGATCACTACCGTTTCCCAGCCGAGCTTTGAAATGGGGAAAAGAAGTGCGAGGCTGCTGCTGGAGAAAATCGATCAAAAAGAGCAGGACCATGAGGAGCTGTCAGAAATCATCCGATTGGATCCGGCCATTAACCACAGAGAATCTGTACAAAAATTGAACTGA
- a CDS encoding glycoside hydrolase family 5 protein, with protein MKKKGLKKTFFVIASLVMGFSLYGYTPASADAASVKGYYHTAGNKIVDESGKEAAFNGLNWFGLETPNYTLHGLWARSMDDMLDQVKKEGYNLIRLPYSNQLFDSSSRPDSIDYYKNPDLVGLTPIQIMDKVIEKAGQRGIQIILDRHRPGSGGQSELWYTSQYPETRWISDWKMLAERYKNNPTVIGGDLHNEPHGQASWGTGNISTDWRLAAQRAGNAILSVNPNWLILVEGVDHNVQGNNSQYWWGGNLTGVANYPVVLDVPNRVVYSPHDYGPGVSSQPWFNDPTFPSNLPAIWDQTWGYISKQNIAPVLVGEFGGRNVDMSSTEGKWQNTLVDYIRANNLYFTYWSLNPNSGDTGGLLLDDWVTWNRPKQDMLSRIMKPVIFAAEQATATAE; from the coding sequence ATGAAGAAAAAAGGGTTGAAAAAGACATTTTTCGTCATTGCCTCCCTCGTAATGGGCTTTTCACTGTATGGCTACACTCCCGCTTCGGCAGATGCAGCCAGTGTGAAAGGATATTACCACACCGCAGGAAACAAGATTGTAGATGAATCCGGGAAAGAGGCGGCATTTAACGGCCTGAACTGGTTCGGTCTGGAAACTCCTAATTACACCTTGCATGGACTGTGGGCCCGTTCAATGGACGACATGCTGGACCAGGTGAAGAAAGAAGGCTACAATCTGATCCGTCTGCCATACAGTAATCAGTTGTTCGATTCCAGTTCCCGTCCAGACAGTATTGATTATTACAAAAACCCTGATCTGGTCGGATTGACTCCGATTCAAATTATGGACAAGGTGATCGAAAAAGCTGGACAACGCGGTATTCAGATTATCCTTGACCGTCACCGTCCAGGCTCAGGTGGACAATCCGAGCTGTGGTACACGTCCCAGTACCCTGAGACTCGTTGGATCAGCGACTGGAAAATGTTGGCTGAACGTTATAAAAACAATCCTACCGTCATCGGTGGAGATCTGCACAACGAGCCACACGGTCAGGCAAGCTGGGGGACAGGCAATATCTCCACAGACTGGCGTCTGGCGGCACAGCGCGCTGGGAATGCGATTCTGTCCGTGAATCCGAATTGGCTGATTCTCGTCGAAGGTGTGGACCACAATGTACAAGGAAACAATAGCCAATACTGGTGGGGTGGCAATCTGACAGGTGTAGCGAACTACCCTGTTGTTCTGGATGTACCGAACCGCGTCGTATATTCTCCGCATGATTACGGCCCTGGTGTGTCCTCGCAGCCATGGTTCAACGACCCTACCTTCCCGTCCAACCTGCCAGCCATCTGGGATCAAACCTGGGGCTACATCAGCAAGCAAAACATAGCTCCGGTGCTGGTCGGTGAATTTGGCGGTCGTAATGTCGATATGTCCTCAACAGAAGGTAAATGGCAAAATACACTCGTAGACTATATTCGTGCCAACAACCTGTACTTCACCTACTGGTCCCTGAATCCGAATAGCGGCGACACAGGCGGGCTGCTGCTGGACGACTGGGTTACCTGGAATCGTCCAAAACAGGATATGCTGAGCCGGATTATGAAGCCTGTCATCTTCGCAGCGGAGCAAGCGACAGCAACCGCTGAATAA
- a CDS encoding PTS ascorbate transporter subunit IIC has product MEMFMSIIREPSIIIAIVTLLGLIFQRKKVSEIITGTTLSFMGFTMIKVGGGILGGVLTNFSQIFSYAFKLKGVVPSNEAIMALTIDQIGADAALILLFSMILNIVLARLTKFKYIYLSLHLILFMSFAATAVMKGLGLSSLTTIIVGSLVIGSYMAVFPYLLRNASKNIIKSDEYTIAHASMTSYILGTYLGKVFGNRENDTENVKINDRISFLRDPNVATTLTMLVLLLVSGLVAGSDYVSKLSDGKEYIVFILEQSAIFAAGLYIAKAGVKLFTTEIVPAFKGFSQVFAPGAIPGVDVLVLFDKSPNSALVGFLVSFFTGVACVFLFPLVGLPVIVPGIMACFLAGGAAAIFGNSSGGFRGAVISSCLNGFLLCLLPALTLPLFSFLGAEGVTFADPDFTTLSGVLWLIFRWF; this is encoded by the coding sequence ATGGAAATGTTTATGAGTATTATCAGGGAGCCATCCATCATTATCGCGATTGTGACATTACTCGGCCTTATATTTCAGAGGAAGAAAGTATCCGAGATCATTACGGGAACTACCCTTTCTTTCATGGGTTTCACCATGATCAAAGTCGGCGGCGGAATTTTAGGAGGCGTTCTCACCAACTTCAGCCAAATTTTTTCTTATGCGTTCAAACTTAAAGGTGTCGTACCAAGCAATGAAGCTATCATGGCACTGACCATTGATCAGATCGGGGCGGATGCTGCGCTCATTCTACTCTTTTCCATGATCCTTAACATCGTGCTTGCACGCCTGACCAAGTTCAAGTACATTTATTTGTCACTTCACTTGATTCTGTTCATGAGCTTTGCCGCTACAGCCGTTATGAAAGGTCTTGGTCTCAGTTCGCTGACTACGATCATCGTCGGTTCTTTGGTAATCGGGAGCTATATGGCAGTGTTCCCTTACCTGCTCCGGAATGCCAGCAAAAACATTATCAAATCTGATGAATATACGATTGCTCATGCTTCCATGACCTCATACATTCTAGGTACCTATTTAGGAAAAGTTTTTGGCAACCGTGAAAATGACACCGAAAATGTAAAAATTAATGACCGCATCAGTTTTTTGCGCGACCCCAATGTTGCAACGACCTTGACCATGCTTGTGCTTTTACTGGTATCCGGACTGGTTGCTGGTTCTGATTATGTCAGCAAATTATCTGATGGCAAAGAATACATCGTCTTCATCCTCGAACAGTCAGCTATTTTTGCTGCCGGCTTGTATATCGCAAAAGCAGGTGTTAAGCTGTTCACGACTGAAATTGTACCCGCTTTCAAAGGGTTCTCCCAAGTGTTCGCACCTGGAGCAATCCCTGGTGTGGATGTTCTGGTACTGTTCGACAAATCACCCAATTCCGCGTTGGTCGGCTTCTTGGTCAGCTTCTTCACAGGCGTTGCCTGCGTCTTTCTTTTCCCGCTTGTCGGATTGCCTGTCATTGTGCCGGGGATCATGGCCTGCTTCCTTGCTGGTGGTGCAGCCGCGATATTCGGTAATTCCAGCGGTGGTTTCAGAGGGGCTGTCATTTCCAGTTGTCTTAATGGATTCTTGCTCTGTCTGCTGCCGGCCCTCACCTTGCCGCTCTTTTCTTTTTTGGGTGCCGAAGGGGTGACATTCGCCGATCCCGACTTTACTACCCTTTCTGGAGTACTTTGGCTTATTTTTCGCTGGTTTTAA
- a CDS encoding GNAT family N-acetyltransferase, whose protein sequence is MKEKNVRGIRVTDYHDIYLLNQDFNPKLYLFSEEKVKEKIEIITKKTNDIIFVCEENNEVIGYIHGSPYELLFSDSLVNVLGFVVKEKYRNQGVGSLLIERLEQWGKSHGFSGIKLLSHPSRIHAHRFYEQRGYMFTKDQKNFIKKFK, encoded by the coding sequence ATGAAAGAAAAAAATGTCAGGGGAATTAGGGTAACTGATTATCATGATATTTATTTGTTAAACCAAGACTTTAACCCAAAACTATATCTATTTTCTGAAGAAAAAGTAAAAGAGAAGATTGAAATCATAACAAAGAAAACAAATGATATTATTTTTGTTTGTGAAGAAAACAACGAGGTAATAGGATATATTCATGGGAGCCCGTATGAATTACTTTTTTCTGACTCTTTAGTAAACGTACTGGGGTTTGTTGTAAAAGAAAAGTATAGAAATCAAGGTGTAGGTAGCCTGTTGATTGAGCGTCTTGAACAGTGGGGAAAGAGCCATGGATTTTCTGGGATTAAACTGTTATCTCACCCAAGTCGAATACATGCTCACAGGTTCTACGAACAACGTGGTTATATGTTTACAAAGGACCAAAAAAATTTTATAAAAAAGTTCAAATAG